From Paracoccus aminovorans, one genomic window encodes:
- the aroQ gene encoding type II 3-dehydroquinate dehydratase: MTTVYVLNGPNLNLLGQRQPEIYGSTTLADVERDCKTLGVELGLTVDFFQSNHEGAIIDKIHEARLKAKAIVINPAAFTHTSVAILDALNTFDGPVIEVHISNVHKRESFRHHSYVSLRAEGVIAGFGINGYLLALRQVAKLVG, translated from the coding sequence ATGACCACCGTCTATGTCCTGAACGGCCCCAACCTGAACCTGCTGGGACAGCGCCAGCCGGAAATCTATGGCAGCACCACGCTGGCCGACGTCGAGCGCGACTGCAAGACGCTGGGGGTCGAGCTGGGGCTGACCGTCGACTTCTTCCAGTCGAACCACGAAGGCGCGATCATCGACAAGATCCACGAGGCCCGGCTGAAGGCCAAGGCCATCGTCATCAACCCCGCCGCCTTCACCCATACCTCGGTCGCGATCCTGGATGCGCTGAACACCTTCGACGGGCCGGTGATCGAGGTGCATATCTCGAACGTCCACAAGCGCGAAAGCTTCCGCCACCATTCCTATGTCAGCCTGCGCGCCGAGGGCGTGATCGCCGGCTTCGGCATCAACGGCTATCTGCTGGCGCTGCGTCAGGTCGCGAAGCTGGTGGGCTAG